Proteins encoded by one window of Streptomyces sp. NBC_01571:
- a CDS encoding ribbon-helix-helix protein, CopG family codes for MGTSVLSLRIDGELLDRLRDHAAKRGMSVQDYVVRTLIRDDFDERFQTAVDETEKFYGVT; via the coding sequence ATGGGGACCAGTGTGCTCAGCCTGCGGATAGACGGGGAGCTGCTCGACCGGCTCCGAGACCATGCCGCCAAACGCGGAATGAGCGTCCAGGACTATGTCGTCCGGACGCTCATTCGCGATGACTTCGACGAGCGGTTCCAGACCGCCGTCGACGAGACGGAGAAGTTCTACGGGGTCACGTGA
- a CDS encoding NCS2 family permease, with amino-acid sequence MSTSAATKAPAPQEPESRPARNALDRYFKISERGSSVPREIRGGLATFFAMAYIIVLNPIILGSAKDMYGHHLDNGQLVTATALTAAFTTLLMGVIGNVPIALAAGLGVNTVVALQLAPRMSWPDAMGMVVLAGFIVMLLVATGLRERVMNAVPLGLRKGISIGIGLFIMLIGLVDSGFVSRIPDVAQTTVPLQLGSDGHLNGWPVLVFVLGTLLTLALIVRKVPGAILISIVTMTVLAVIVNAVATIPSWGLTTPKWPGNPVATPDFGLVGKVSLFGGFDKVGVLTGILFVFTVLLSCFFDAMGTIMGVSDEAKLTDAQGNMPGINKVLFVDGIAVAAGGASSSSATTCFVESTAGVGEGARTGFANVVTGALFAVALFLTPIATMVPSQAATPALLAVGFLILSGSVREIDWADHTIAIPAFVTMVMMPFTYSITNGIGMGFITFVVLRLAAGRGRDIPVAMYLVSAVFAFYYLMPALGLT; translated from the coding sequence ATGTCCACCTCGGCCGCCACCAAGGCCCCCGCCCCGCAGGAGCCGGAGTCCCGGCCCGCGCGGAACGCCCTCGACCGCTACTTCAAGATCTCCGAACGCGGTTCCAGCGTCCCGCGCGAGATCCGCGGCGGTCTCGCCACCTTCTTCGCGATGGCCTACATCATCGTGCTGAACCCGATCATCCTGGGCAGCGCGAAGGACATGTACGGGCACCACCTGGACAACGGCCAGCTGGTCACCGCGACCGCCCTGACCGCGGCCTTCACCACCCTCCTCATGGGCGTCATCGGCAACGTGCCGATCGCGCTGGCGGCCGGCCTCGGTGTGAACACGGTCGTCGCGCTCCAGCTCGCCCCGCGGATGTCCTGGCCGGACGCCATGGGCATGGTCGTGCTGGCCGGCTTCATCGTGATGCTGCTGGTCGCCACCGGGCTGCGCGAGCGCGTCATGAACGCCGTGCCGCTGGGGCTGCGCAAGGGCATCTCGATCGGTATCGGCCTGTTCATCATGCTGATCGGCCTGGTCGACTCCGGCTTCGTCTCCCGCATCCCGGACGTCGCCCAGACCACCGTGCCGCTGCAGCTCGGCTCCGACGGTCACCTCAACGGCTGGCCGGTCCTGGTCTTCGTCCTCGGCACACTGCTCACCCTCGCGCTGATCGTGCGCAAGGTGCCGGGCGCGATCCTCATCTCGATCGTCACCATGACGGTGCTCGCGGTGATCGTCAACGCCGTCGCCACGATCCCGTCCTGGGGGCTGACCACCCCGAAGTGGCCGGGCAACCCGGTCGCCACCCCGGACTTCGGGCTCGTCGGCAAGGTCAGCCTCTTCGGCGGTTTCGACAAGGTCGGCGTGCTGACGGGCATCCTCTTCGTCTTCACCGTGCTGCTGTCGTGCTTCTTCGACGCGATGGGCACGATCATGGGCGTCAGCGACGAGGCCAAGCTGACCGACGCGCAGGGCAACATGCCCGGCATCAACAAGGTCCTCTTCGTCGACGGCATCGCGGTCGCCGCGGGCGGCGCCAGCTCCTCCTCGGCCACCACCTGCTTCGTGGAGTCCACGGCGGGCGTCGGCGAGGGCGCGCGCACCGGTTTCGCGAACGTCGTCACCGGCGCGCTCTTCGCCGTGGCGCTCTTCCTGACCCCCATCGCCACGATGGTCCCGTCCCAGGCCGCCACCCCCGCGCTGCTCGCGGTCGGCTTCCTGATCCTGTCCGGCTCGGTCCGCGAGATCGACTGGGCCGACCACACGATCGCGATCCCGGCCTTCGTGACCATGGTGATGATGCCGTTCACCTACTCGATCACGAACGGCATCGGCATGGGCTTCATCACCTTCGTGGTGCTGCGCCTGGCGGCGGGCCGGGGCCGCGACATCCCGGTCGCGATGTACTTGGTGTCGGCGGTGTTCGCCTTCTACTACCTGATGCCGGCCCTCGGCCTCACCTGA
- a CDS encoding DUF2530 domain-containing protein translates to MAKWTPKHEAPEPLEGPVVATITGGTILWFVLFLVQLPFYGWYDDHGHTWWVWTCLAGAGLGLIGIWYVRRRDAAIKRAAAAGTAPSSTAAE, encoded by the coding sequence ATGGCGAAGTGGACCCCCAAGCACGAGGCGCCGGAGCCCCTGGAGGGGCCCGTCGTCGCCACCATCACGGGCGGCACGATCCTCTGGTTCGTCCTCTTCCTGGTGCAGCTGCCGTTCTACGGCTGGTACGACGATCACGGGCACACCTGGTGGGTGTGGACCTGCCTGGCCGGCGCGGGCCTCGGCCTGATCGGCATCTGGTACGTCCGCAGGCGCGACGCCGCCATCAAACGGGCCGCGGCGGCCGGTACCGCGCCGTCGTCCACCGCCGCGGAGTAA